agatatccagcccagatattaatttttttcaagctgaaaatggctagcccagctatactttttttaggaataaccaggcaaggtcaagttgttattctccgccccgctgggctgcaaatctttcctaggagggatgcattaggcttaacaagaaaatgagcttcaagaaataataaatgggatgtaattataaaaactgggcaggaactataaaaaatgcaccaaacacgtgattactttataaaatattatttttggatattgaaaattttaatttcattaattgttgcgagcgcaatgtttcgttggatttttacgtaatataaatttatatttaaattgtatttaatctgactagaaatttcgggataaaaatatttcggatcccatcaaaatgtgagaaaatttattgaattctgttttgaacggttggttgaaacgggctgtacttttaacaaactgtaaatgggctgtagtaaattccattagaattcaaaaatgggctatacattcttacaaatctcaaataggctataagttctctgccacacacttctggccttactaagttgacgcgtccccaaaaacagagttgacgcgtatgcaaggctttgtcaacttatagtcaacacacggttctagcagcagtggccgttggatgtccatccaacggatgccgtgcttcttcttcaatctcggatattctagcttcacctgcccaaaaaatgattcctccccctgacatctggggcgcaccgtttcagaagctgacctgtgggcctactaacttgacgtaccaagggctttgtcaacttagtcaatataaacgattctagctgcagtgaccgtatgatgtccatccaacggccgtcgtgcttcttcaacctctggtcttcttgctccagccgcccaaagcagcgccggtcgtgccgcctgctcctgcctcccgtggccggctgtgctgccgcggaggcctccccgcccctactactcccaccgctggccaggccatccctccactcacccacaccccctgttattctgcggcgacggcagcgcagccgaaccagtgaaccctcatactcctctccgcgtgtgcatccactgccgcgtcttccccggctccgcgtcgtccccttcctaggcctcgctgtcgtccaccgccctggtgctctcggcgtggcgtggtcaacatggtcaaggaacgacttccatcggacgtggactatacgtggagaggctgacagctgggtccacggcagccgcaaggaagtgccttcttattacgcgcaaaataattattcctccacctgacagcggggacccaccggacgggccaccgtatttcgcgaaaaaaatgattcgcccctgactgctgggacccacgagctacatcttcgcatgcaaggaagtgcgtaaaaaaacgattcgccccctgactgctgggacccaccagctacatcttcgcacgcaaggaagtgcgtccgaaaaaaaacggttcgccccccgactgctgggacccaccagctacaccttcgcacgcaaggaagtgcgtccgggcaaaaaaaaaacgattcgtccccctgactgctgggacccagcagctacaccttcgcacgcaaggaagtgcgtccgggcaaaaaaaaacaaaacaattcgccccctgactgctgggacccaccagctacatcttcgcaggcaaggagtgcctgacagtcgggacccacctggttgaagcgtacgtagtgttgtcattctggtcgcgaacgtgtacgtacatactggtcgatgtagaggcgcgcacgtgtcgtagtagaggcgcgcatgtgtcgtagtagaggtgcgcacgtagcatgtagacgtatgtatagcggccagggtgcaagaaagaaaatacggccacgtatgtgtacatacgggcagggtctggaacgcctactcgcgcatacgtacggccagggctcgtgtacatggctgggtcggaacggagaaacagtgtcgtcgtcgtgttcatgggaaggcaacggaatgcgtcgtgttcatggggaggcaacggaatgcgtcgtgttcatcgagaggcaacggaatgcgccgtgttcatcgggaggcaacggaacgcgtgggagccaaccagctgggtcggaacggaatgcgtggtcgtgttcatcgggagggcttggacggaacaggcgatggaaacgaggcctggcgtaccccaggacggaggaaacggacctcctacgttcggaatggggtcctgttgatcgggaggggtgtggcgtaccgcaaaacggaggaaacggacctcctacggtcgaaacgggggtcctgttgattgggaggggtgtggcgtaccgcaaaacggatgaaacggacctcctacggtcgaaacgggggtcctgttgatcggaaggggtgtgacgtaccgcaaaacggacctcctacggtcgaaacgggggtcctgttgatcgggcggggtgtggcgtaccgcaaaacggacgaaacggacctcctacggtcgaaacggggtcctgttcatcgggaggggtgtggcataccgcaaaacgggacttcATGGGATACTgctcatctccaccgtcgacctcctccagcctccacgggctaccgtcgacctcctccaacctccacgggctcctgttcatccagcctccaccgcgcgctactccaccggctactgttcaaccacccctccacgggcacccctccaccgtctactgttcatccagccctccacaccacggggtcctgttcaaccacccctccacgggcacccctccaccatctactgttcatccagccctccacaccacggggtcctgttcaaccacccctccacgggcacccctccaccgtctactgttcatccagccctccaccacaccacggggtcctgttcatccagaggcaacgccaccgctcactgttcatccaacccccctgcaacgctcactgttcatccaatcgatcggcttcagttagcagcagtagcgaaggaatcgctcgatcgggttcagttaacagccatcgatcgatcgctcgggttcagtaacgcgtagcctgcagtgcaatcgctcgggttcagttagagcccaacgcctcgctcgggttcagttagagccaacgcctcgcacacacgcgcgtacgtttatgagagaaacgcgcatcgctcggcccccgacctcccaccgtaaccgggaactccctgaaattttcctccccctcgcttctaccacggttttttccgtcatggacggcccaaagaatgtcatgcagctgcgtctccggcccgcccaggacgaaaagcccattttctgtcgtgattttttgtcatagaagtagaagcacaccacatctatgatgataccgggtgttgtcacaattatcgtcatagaagtgtcatatgtatgacagaattttttttcgttcggcccaaaatgtcacggatgtgtctttttttgtagtgaatctCGTTCCTTTCAATCTTGCGGATGGATGTGTAGACCCCCAGTCCTGCGGCGACGTGGCAAACGGAATAAGGAACGATGGCAAGGAGGGGACGAATACGAGTGGGGGCGACGCGAGCACGTGGAGCTCAGGATCCAGATCCAATCGAGGCTCTTGGCAAGGAGTAAAGGAGCGGAAATGAGAGTTCCCAGGTGCGACTCACCGTCGGCGAACGGAGATGAGAGCCGGAGAGGGCCAATCTTGGGCCTCGATGTGACGGTCACGAGCTGGCGGCGCGCGCTCCTCCTACCTACTGCATGCCAGGTTGACGGCGACGACATTGGGGACGAGGATTAATGGGCTCGACGCGCCAACTGGTGGTGATGGCGCGCTCCTCCTATCGCCCCCCTGTCTCCTCCCGCCTGGCCTCCTCCTGTCGCCCCCTGGCCTCCTCTCGTCGCCCCGCCTGGCCTCCTCCCATCAACAGCGCGACGAGCCGACGACGCGCTCCTCCGGGAAGTGCAGCGCTAGCTTCCTCTCCCACGACGACGTGACAGGCGAGCTCGAGGGGGAGCGCGACGACCCACTGCTCCGATGGCTGCGGTGGCTCGTGCTCCTCCTCCCGCGTCTCCTCCGCGTTCGGCGCCGACGGACTCCGGCCGCATCTAGGTCAGACGGCGACAGAGACAGCGGCGTAGCAGGGCCGTGCGGGCGCGATGTGAGGGGAGGAGGATGGGCGGCGGCGACGCAGAGGAGAGGAAGAGGTAGGGTTACAGGAGGGGAGGAGCGAGCGGGGTGCGCGCGTGTGGGAGGTGGCGGCTAGGTTGGCTTGCTGCACTTATACGCCACCAGGCGAAATGATGGAAGTGCCCTTGGCGGGTCACCAAATTTACAGGCGCTAGCATGCCCAGCCTCGATCCGACGGCCCATATCGTTTCATCTGAGATCCAACGGTCCAGATCGCTCCATTTGAACATCCGATGGCCAGGATCGTTTTGGACAGCCAATCCAACGGCTGAAAATCCAAACGCACGGGGAGGCTCCATTTTGGTCCAGACTCTAACAATGGGATTGGTGGTGTGAATGAAGTCGCATGGGCCCTTGGATCCGGATCGGACGACTGATTCAAACGGCATCCATCCCCACTCTCCATCTCCAAACCGCGTGGACCAGTCCGCCCGCCATtgacctcctctcctctcctctccccccAAACCTCGcccccgccatggccgccgcgaCGGCCGCCGCCGAGATCGCCGCGCTGCCGGAGCCGCGCGGCCCGCTGCGCCGCCTCTGCGGCGACCTCTCCCGCCGCGTCCGCCTCCTCGCCCCGCTCCTCGACGAcccctccgcctccgcctcgccCCCGCTCGCcgacgccctccgcgccgcccgCGACCTCCTCCACTCCGTCCACCACGGCAGCAAGATCTATCAGGTATGCCCCTAtgcccctccctccctccctctaccaccaccgccgccgccggtagACCCCAAAGATTGATTTTTTCCCCCGCCCACGACCGCAGGCCATGCGAGGCCGGGACAGCCTCCTCCGCGAATTCGCCGCCGTCAACGAGCGGATCCAGGCCGCGCTGGACGATCTTCCCTACAACGACTTCGACATGCCCGAGGaggtgcaggagcaggtgccACACCAATCCAATTTCCTACTTCCATCAGATTTCGCACCTCAATTCAACTCTATTCTGACTGCCCAATTCGGCCGTTGATCCCCATTTTTGTAGGTGGCGCTGGTGCACTCGCAGTTCAAGAGGGCGGCGACGAGGGCGGAGCCGGCGGACGCGCAGCTCGCGAGGGACCTGGCCTGGGCGCTCAGCGACGACAAGCCCACCGTGCCGGCCCTCCTCATGAGGGTCTCGGAGAAGCTGCAGCTCGAGACCATGGCCGACATGAAGCGCGAGTCGGTGGCGCTGCACGAGATGGTCATCTCCAGCGGCGGCGAGCCCGACGGCTGCGTCGACGAGATGTCCTCCCTGCTCAAGAAGCTCAAGGACTGCGTCATCGCCCAGGCCCCCTCCGCCGAGGCTCCCGGCGTGGGCAGGTCTCCCTCTGTCAAGTCCCCCATCATCCCGGACGAGTTCAGATGCCCCATTTCGCTTGAGCTGATGCAGGACCCCGTCATCGTCTCCAGTGGCCAGGTGCGGTTGATCAATTGCTATGTGATGCTGCTAGCCATTCCTCTTCAAGCACATTTATCGCAACGATCGTTGTCTTCTTTTTCAGACGTACGAGCGGTCCTGCATCCAGAAGTGGCTTGATTCTGGCCACAAGACCTGCCCCAAGACGCAGCTGGCCCTCACGCATACTTCCCTCACACCAAACTTTGTGCTCAAAAGCCTGATAGCGCAGTGGTGCGAAGCCAATGGCATCGAGCTTCCCAAGAACAAGGCCAATTCCCATGACAAGAAAGCGGTGAAAAGCTCTGACTATGACAATGCTGGTCTGGTCTCGCTGATGAATAGGCTGCGGGGCGGGAACCAAGACGAGCAACGGGCAGCTGCGGGGGAGATCCGGTTGCTTGCCAAGAGGAACGTGAACAACCGGATATGCATAGCTGAAGCAGGGGCCATTCCGTTGCTGGTCAATCTGCTCTCCTCTTCCGATCCTAGGACGCAGGAACACGCCGTCACGGCACTCCTTAACCTCTCCATCCATGAGAACAACAAGGCAAGCATCGTGGACTCTAATGCCATCCCTAAGATAGTGGAAGTGCTGAAAACTGGGAGTATGGAAGCCAGAGAGAACGCAGCAGCCACACTATTTAGCCTGTCAGTTGTGGATGAAAACAAAGTAACTATTGGTGCTGCTGGTGCGATACCTCCGCTCATCAATCTCCTGTGCGACGGGAGCCCAAGAGGCAAGAAAGATGCGGCAACGGCAATTTTCAACCTGTGCATATATCAGGGCAATAAGGTCCGGGCTGTGAAAGCTGGAATCATCACCCATCTGATGAACTTCTTGGTGGATCCTACTGGGGGAATGATTGATGAGGCACTCACTCTTTTGTCGATTCTTGCCGGCAATCAAGAAGGCAAGTCTGTAATTACACAATCAGAGCCAATGCCTCCACTAGTCGAGGTGATCAAAACTGGCTCTCCTCGCAACAGAGAGAACGCGGCAGCCATTCTTTGGTCTCTCTGTTCTGCTGATGCTGAACAAACCTTGGCTGCAAAGGCAGCTGGAGGGGAAGATGCACTCAAGGAGCTGTCAGAAACCGGCACAGACCGCGCAAAAAGGAAAGCTTCTAGCTTGCTTGAACTCATGCGCCAATCAGAGGAGGCATGAAGATTTTCTTGATATGCGAGGTTTTGGCCTGGCTCTAGCCAATTGTACACACGACACGAATACTTAATTGCTTCTGAATAGTGTTGACTTTTGATATGTTTGTATCTAGGGAGGTCTTCTCAGAATTTTCTGTAAACACATAAATGGTTGTATACTATTGTAACTCAAAAAAAGTTGTATTTCTTGATAAGAAGATAATAAATAATTTTCTGTGTGGTTTAGTTTGCTGATTATTATCAGTTCAGGTCTCATGCTTTTAAACACATTTTGCTTGTAGAACAGGATTTTTTATATTAGAGGAAGCGAAAAGGAATCCGGAAGTTGTTTCCCCTTGGGCAGCTTTGTGCTTTTTGATGGCTTCACTCTGAAGTAAGTTCCTTCTCAGAAAATCACTACTGCATTTTAGTTTCTATTTTCGTTGTTTGTGTGGATATCTCAAGTATGGATCACTAGGTTAATGTAGCTTAACTTCTTTAGAGTTAAAGACCCACATCATTCAGGTATATATTACAGTACCATCTAATTCATACGAGTGTCTCAAAAAACAAAAATCTAATTCATACAAAAAACATTGAGCAATATTTGTTGTTGATAAGTAAAACATGATGGGACCGAATATTGGTATGATACATAATCCATTTTGAGGTGAGCTATTTATAATCATTTTCCGAGTCCACATGCAAGCAACCTTTTGGTGGGGGGCGTATTCAGTGCATTAAGGACCATGGGTACAGTACTCTTTTAATTCACATCAATAGTCACGATTTTCTGTTTGGTAGAAATCATACGCATACTTCTAAAAGGACTCTGCCTATCAACTTCTGAAAATTCATATACGACATATGTTAGGATTAAGAATTAAAAAAATTGAAAGTTCTGAAAAAATTCCATCATTTCCCCTTTTTTGCCTGTAAGCCTTTTGCTAATGTTATCACTGGGCTCCTTTTAGAGCCCTAGTTAGTGTGCTTCCATCCATGGGAATAGCATAGAATCATCAATGAGCAGTTGCTGACTCACTATTCTCCAGACAAAACGAATGGTGTCATTGCATATGCAATGTTTTGACCATGTGGGATAGGGTGGTTAGCAATCTCAATTTCTCAAAAAGAGTAAAATACTGTTTGCAAACAGAAGATTCACAACCGCTCTTGAACACTGAGCCAGCTATATGCTGGAACGCAGAGAGAGGAGTGAAGAATCCATGAACTCAAACAAAAGTAGACACAGGATGGAGAACATACAGAGAACCAAGTAAACAAGACGGTGCAGCATGTCGATCATGTCACACATTTCGGTGGCAACAAAAGATGGCCATTTCTTGCAAGCTACTAGCGCTTTTAGAAGAGAAAATGTTCAAAGGGAAACACGTAAGAGAGAGTAGAGGCAAGATGCCAAGATGTGGCCACTGCACCAGCAGGATATATATCATCGCTGCATTATTAGGATATTTGAAACACACAACATGTTGTGACCATAACTAGATGTCTGGAAAATCTTGTTCGCAGAATGTAGTCTTTTCGGTCCACGTCAGTCATGTCGTGGCGTTCTTTTGGAGAACCAGGGAGGGTCTGGTCGTTTATCAGCTTATAATAGTGTGTTGGGCATCGTGCTGCCCATGTGGGGACAAGTGTTGGTCACCCTGCAATTATAGCAAATTCCAGCAGAAAGCCATTTTCCCTGCCTGCCTGAAAATGTATAACAGATGATTGGAGTCACTGGATGGGATGGGACATACTTCTTCAGCTGCCACGAGGCACCATGTTCCTCTGAGAAAAACAGGGTGGATCTGTTTGCAGCCATTGTTAATACCATTTCTCTTCAAAAGAAGTCCCTGAAGCATCGTTAGAGCCCGGTAAGTAATTAATTAGTGACTGTGTCATGTTTCTGTAAGAAATGGCCATCTTTAGTCTCTCAGAATAGATCAGTACCGAATCACTGAAGCATCTTTTAGTTCTGTTCACATCACTGTAGTAATGAACATCTGTAATGCAATTTTTAGATTCATTCTGTTTCATCCATCTAGCTGCACATTGTGGATGGTATCTAGCAATGTAACCCCATTCCATGTGGCCTCCACATCATCTAGTTAGTGAGACAAGAGGTGCAGAGGCATAACAATAAAAAGGCCCAGCCAATCTCCTACA
This sequence is a window from Aegilops tauschii subsp. strangulata cultivar AL8/78 chromosome 7, Aet v6.0, whole genome shotgun sequence. Protein-coding genes within it:
- the LOC109731720 gene encoding U-box domain-containing protein 12 — translated: MGPWIRIGRLIQTASIPTLHLQTAWTSPPAIDLLSSPLPPNLAPAMAAATAAAEIAALPEPRGPLRRLCGDLSRRVRLLAPLLDDPSASASPPLADALRAARDLLHSVHHGSKIYQAMRGRDSLLREFAAVNERIQAALDDLPYNDFDMPEEVQEQVALVHSQFKRAATRAEPADAQLARDLAWALSDDKPTVPALLMRVSEKLQLETMADMKRESVALHEMVISSGGEPDGCVDEMSSLLKKLKDCVIAQAPSAEAPGVGRSPSVKSPIIPDEFRCPISLELMQDPVIVSSGQTYERSCIQKWLDSGHKTCPKTQLALTHTSLTPNFVLKSLIAQWCEANGIELPKNKANSHDKKAVKSSDYDNAGLVSLMNRLRGGNQDEQRAAAGEIRLLAKRNVNNRICIAEAGAIPLLVNLLSSSDPRTQEHAVTALLNLSIHENNKASIVDSNAIPKIVEVLKTGSMEARENAAATLFSLSVVDENKVTIGAAGAIPPLINLLCDGSPRGKKDAATAIFNLCIYQGNKVRAVKAGIITHLMNFLVDPTGGMIDEALTLLSILAGNQEGKSVITQSEPMPPLVEVIKTGSPRNRENAAAILWSLCSADAEQTLAAKAAGGEDALKELSETGTDRAKRKASSLLELMRQSEEA